The following proteins come from a genomic window of Blastococcus sp. HT6-30:
- the zwf gene encoding glucose-6-phosphate dehydrogenase produces the protein MTSNPLRDPRDRRLPRVPEPCALVVFGITGDLARKKLLPAVYDLANRGLLPTNFALLGFARRDWGDTEFAELARDAARQNARTPWREEVWERLAGSVHFVQGSFDDDNAFDQLAAALSELEGSHGIGGNAAFYLSIPPAMFPTVLKQMQRTGMAENTPGRWRRVVVEKPFGTDLASSRELNELVDSVFSAEDVFRIDHYLGKETVQNLMALRFANELFEPVWNGHHVDSVQITMAEDVGIGGRAGFYEETGAARDVLQNHLLQLLALTAMEEPVEFSADEIRTEKLKVLRAISLPEDLSSFAIRGQYQQGWLAGQRAHGYRQEEGVDPQSTTETYAAVRLGVETRRWAGVPFYLRTGKRLPRRVTEIALVFKRAPHLPFADTDTEELGNNQLVVRVQPDEGVTLKFGSKVPGSVMEVRDVAMDFLYGEQFTETSPEAYERLLLDVLLGDATLFPRNAEVEASWAVIDPLEEFWQGTEPHPYRAGEWGPRAADDMLAAEGRRWRRP, from the coding sequence ATGACTTCCAACCCGCTGCGCGATCCGCGGGACCGGCGGCTGCCCCGGGTGCCCGAGCCCTGCGCACTGGTGGTCTTCGGCATCACCGGGGACCTGGCGCGCAAGAAGCTCCTGCCGGCCGTCTACGACCTGGCCAACCGCGGGCTGCTGCCCACCAACTTCGCGCTGCTGGGCTTCGCCCGCCGCGACTGGGGCGACACCGAGTTCGCCGAGCTGGCGCGCGACGCCGCCCGTCAGAACGCCCGCACCCCGTGGCGGGAGGAGGTCTGGGAGCGGCTGGCCGGCAGTGTCCACTTCGTCCAGGGCTCCTTCGACGACGACAACGCCTTCGACCAGCTCGCCGCCGCGCTCTCCGAGCTGGAGGGCAGCCACGGCATCGGCGGCAACGCCGCGTTCTACCTCTCCATCCCGCCGGCGATGTTCCCGACGGTGCTCAAGCAGATGCAGCGGACCGGCATGGCGGAGAACACCCCCGGCCGCTGGCGCCGGGTGGTGGTGGAGAAGCCCTTCGGCACCGACCTGGCGTCCAGCCGGGAGCTCAACGAGCTGGTCGACTCGGTGTTCAGCGCCGAGGACGTCTTCCGCATCGACCACTACCTGGGCAAGGAGACCGTCCAGAACCTGATGGCGCTGCGGTTCGCCAACGAGCTGTTCGAGCCGGTCTGGAACGGCCACCACGTCGACTCCGTCCAGATCACCATGGCCGAGGACGTCGGCATCGGCGGCCGAGCGGGCTTCTACGAGGAGACCGGAGCGGCCCGTGACGTCCTGCAGAACCACCTGCTGCAGCTGCTGGCGCTCACCGCCATGGAGGAGCCGGTCGAGTTCTCCGCCGATGAGATCCGCACCGAGAAGCTCAAGGTGCTGCGGGCGATCTCGCTGCCCGAGGACCTGAGCTCCTTCGCCATCCGCGGCCAGTACCAGCAGGGCTGGCTGGCCGGGCAGCGCGCCCACGGCTACCGGCAGGAGGAGGGCGTCGATCCGCAGTCGACCACCGAGACCTACGCCGCCGTCCGCCTGGGCGTCGAGACCCGTCGCTGGGCCGGGGTGCCGTTCTACCTGCGCACCGGCAAGCGGCTCCCCCGCCGGGTCACCGAGATCGCGCTGGTGTTCAAGCGTGCGCCGCACCTGCCCTTCGCCGACACCGACACCGAGGAACTGGGCAACAACCAGCTGGTGGTGCGCGTGCAACCGGACGAAGGGGTCACCCTCAAGTTCGGGTCGAAGGTGCCGGGCAGCGTCATGGAGGTCCGGGACGTCGCCATGGACTTCCTCTACGGCGAGCAGTTCACCGAGACCAGCCCCGAGGCCTACGAGCGCCTGCTGCTCGACGTCCTGCTGGGCGACGCCACGCTCTTCCCCCGCAACGCCGAGGTCGAGGCCTCCTGGGCGGTCATCGATCCGCTGGAGGAGTTCTGGCAGGGCACCGAGCCACACCCCTACCGCGCCGGCGAGTGGGGCCCCCGGGCCGCTGACGACATGCTCGCGGCCGAAGGCCGTCGCTGGCGGCGACCGTGA
- a CDS encoding glucose-6-phosphate dehydrogenase assembly protein OpcA — MTTLWDTTGSAVVKELAAQRRTGGAVLSGVALTLVVVAEESRVTEAEEAATHAAEMHPCRVLVVVRRQIDAPGPRLDAEVQIGGRLGPGEAVVMRMYGRLALHAESVVLPLLAADAPVVTWWHGVPPERIARDALGVFADRRITDSSLAEDPLACLRTRAEDYAPGDSDLAWTRSTGWRSALASTLDSVSGRRGDSVRVLTGTIEGDPRNATARLLAGWLSSRSGCAVDITEATRSPGPSGVAAVKLSLDQDEEVEIRADRRGGALISQPFRPDSTVALPERPLGDLLSEELRRLDPDEPYSEALEAATGLHGLSDRPAVRELVWFDPAAPEGDDEQRPASAPTVPGDSEDADEVAESGEHDGDAAGDPDPTTGEGALTS; from the coding sequence GTGACGACGCTGTGGGACACCACCGGATCGGCCGTGGTGAAGGAACTGGCCGCCCAGCGGCGCACCGGAGGCGCGGTGCTCTCCGGCGTGGCGCTGACGCTCGTCGTCGTCGCCGAGGAGAGCCGGGTGACCGAGGCGGAGGAGGCGGCGACGCACGCCGCGGAGATGCACCCCTGCCGGGTGCTCGTCGTGGTGCGCCGGCAGATCGACGCCCCCGGCCCCCGGCTGGACGCCGAGGTGCAGATCGGCGGCCGGCTCGGCCCGGGCGAGGCCGTCGTCATGCGGATGTACGGCCGGCTGGCCCTGCACGCCGAGTCGGTCGTGCTGCCGCTGCTGGCCGCCGACGCCCCCGTCGTGACCTGGTGGCACGGGGTACCACCGGAACGGATCGCCCGGGACGCGCTCGGCGTCTTCGCCGACCGGCGGATCACCGACAGCTCCCTGGCCGAGGATCCGCTGGCCTGCCTGCGGACGCGCGCCGAGGACTACGCCCCGGGCGACTCCGACCTGGCCTGGACCCGCAGCACCGGCTGGCGCTCGGCGCTCGCCTCCACGCTCGACTCGGTGTCCGGCCGGCGTGGCGACTCCGTCCGCGTGCTCACCGGCACGATCGAGGGGGATCCGCGCAACGCCACCGCCCGGCTGCTGGCCGGCTGGCTGTCCTCGCGCTCCGGCTGCGCCGTCGACATCACCGAGGCGACCCGCAGCCCCGGGCCCAGCGGCGTGGCCGCGGTCAAGCTGTCCCTGGACCAGGACGAGGAGGTGGAGATCCGGGCCGACCGCCGGGGCGGCGCGCTCATCTCGCAGCCCTTCCGTCCGGACTCGACCGTCGCCCTTCCCGAGCGGCCGCTCGGGGATTTGCTGAGCGAGGAGCTGCGCCGGCTCGATCCCGACGAGCCCTACAGCGAGGCCCTGGAGGCAGCCACCGGCCTGCACGGGTTGTCGGATCGGCCCGCGGTCCGCGAGCTCGTGTGGTTCGACCCCGCCGCCCCCGAGGGCGACGACGAGCAGCGGCCGGCTTCGGCGCCCACGGTGCCGGGTGACTCGGAGGACGCCGACGAGGTCGCCGAGAGCGGGGAGCACGACGGCGACGCCGCCGGCGACCCGGACCCCACGACCGGCGAAGGAGCCCTGACCTCGTGA
- the pgl gene encoding 6-phosphogluconolactonase, producing the protein MSSSPGDRASAEPADGGAPVPDVVIEPDADRLARAAAEALVARLAAAQAVHGTASVVLTGGGIGIAVLERVAGLAAEPVRETVDWTAVDVWWGDERFVPADEAERNEKQARTALLDAVGVPPERVHAMPPSDGDFSEPEDAATWYADQLAAAAPEGQVLPRLDLLLLGMGPEGHTASIFPASPAVRDERTVVAVRNCPKPPPTRISLGFRAINSAEEVWLLVSGAGKAAAVARALAGADPQELPAAGVRGTRATRWLLDQAAAAELPRSQG; encoded by the coding sequence GTGAGCTCCTCCCCCGGCGACCGCGCCTCGGCCGAACCCGCCGACGGCGGGGCACCTGTACCCGACGTCGTGATCGAGCCCGACGCCGACCGGCTGGCCCGCGCAGCCGCCGAGGCGCTCGTCGCCCGGCTCGCCGCTGCCCAGGCGGTGCACGGCACCGCCTCGGTCGTCCTGACCGGCGGCGGCATCGGCATCGCCGTCCTCGAACGGGTGGCCGGCCTCGCCGCCGAGCCGGTGCGCGAGACCGTCGACTGGACCGCGGTGGACGTCTGGTGGGGCGACGAGCGGTTCGTCCCGGCCGACGAGGCCGAGCGCAACGAGAAGCAGGCGCGCACGGCATTGCTGGATGCGGTGGGAGTCCCGCCGGAGCGGGTGCACGCGATGCCGCCCTCCGACGGCGACTTCTCCGAACCCGAGGACGCCGCCACGTGGTACGCCGATCAGCTCGCCGCCGCGGCTCCGGAGGGGCAGGTCCTCCCCCGGCTCGACCTGCTGCTGCTCGGCATGGGCCCCGAGGGGCACACCGCCTCGATCTTCCCGGCCTCCCCCGCCGTGCGGGACGAGCGGACGGTGGTCGCGGTGCGGAACTGCCCCAAGCCACCGCCCACCCGGATCAGCCTCGGGTTCCGCGCGATCAACAGCGCCGAGGAGGTCTGGCTGCTCGTCTCCGGTGCGGGCAAGGCCGCCGCCGTCGCCCGCGCACTGGCCGGCGCCGACCCGCAGGAGCTACCGGCCGCCGGGGTACGCGGCACCCGCGCGACGAGGTGGCTGCTCGACCAGGCCGCGGCCGCCGAGCTGCCCCGCTCGCAGGGCTGA
- a CDS encoding RNA polymerase-binding protein RbpA, with amino-acid sequence MTGGNAIRGSRVGAGPMGEVERGETAPRRRIPFWCGNGHETRLVLASEAEVPEFWDCPRCGLPAGQDEAAPPPAPRIEPYKTHLAYVRERRSDADGDALLQEALDRLRVRRGG; translated from the coding sequence GTGACTGGTGGGAACGCGATCCGGGGTAGCCGGGTCGGTGCAGGTCCGATGGGCGAGGTCGAGCGCGGCGAGACCGCACCCCGTCGGCGCATCCCGTTCTGGTGCGGGAACGGGCACGAGACCCGGCTGGTCCTCGCGAGCGAGGCCGAGGTCCCGGAGTTCTGGGACTGCCCGCGGTGCGGTCTGCCGGCCGGGCAGGACGAGGCCGCACCGCCGCCGGCTCCCCGCATCGAGCCGTACAAGACGCACCTGGCCTACGTGCGCGAGCGGCGCAGCGACGCCGACGGTGACGCGCTCCTGCAGGAGGCGCTGGACCGGCTCCGCGTCCGTCGCGGGGGCTGA